In one Pseudodesulfovibrio tunisiensis genomic region, the following are encoded:
- a CDS encoding ABC transporter substrate-binding protein, translating into MPKVTIALGTGPMSAQVFMAEHKGYFQEEGVQVELVRRKSGPQALIAMLEGKADIAHTSSVSIVLENLDFSKYAIIATGATADDLLKVVGRKDRGILTPKDLRGKTIGVIKGTYAHFYVYKVLSYAGIPFDEVRIVFMKKPQLAPALADGSIDAFCQHSQPITQAQKLLGDNFVMLKSGAMGRQIVSHIASRDTIKAKREGIKRMYAAMIRANEYILTHPQETIKVVAEAQNIKLGKVKRFIEKEGNYEIGLKQALLTTLEGIDQWAMQCDLVQYDTPRNFLGLIDYSILEEVDPDSVTLIH; encoded by the coding sequence ATGCCCAAAGTCACCATTGCGTTGGGCACCGGTCCCATGTCTGCACAAGTATTCATGGCCGAACATAAAGGATATTTTCAGGAGGAAGGCGTTCAGGTCGAACTCGTCCGCCGCAAATCCGGGCCTCAGGCTCTCATCGCAATGCTTGAGGGCAAGGCAGACATTGCCCACACCAGCAGCGTAAGCATCGTTCTGGAAAATCTGGATTTCTCGAAATATGCCATCATCGCCACCGGTGCCACTGCCGACGATCTGCTCAAGGTCGTGGGACGCAAGGACAGGGGCATCCTGACCCCCAAGGACCTTCGCGGCAAGACCATCGGCGTGATCAAGGGCACCTATGCCCATTTCTATGTGTACAAGGTACTGAGCTACGCGGGCATCCCCTTTGACGAAGTCAGGATCGTGTTCATGAAAAAGCCCCAGCTGGCCCCGGCTCTGGCCGACGGAAGCATCGACGCATTCTGCCAGCACAGCCAGCCCATCACGCAGGCCCAGAAACTGCTCGGCGACAACTTCGTCATGCTCAAGAGTGGAGCCATGGGCCGCCAGATCGTTTCCCACATCGCCTCCCGCGACACCATCAAGGCCAAACGCGAAGGCATAAAGCGCATGTATGCGGCCATGATCCGGGCCAATGAATACATCCTCACCCACCCGCAGGAGACCATCAAGGTCGTGGCGGAAGCCCAGAACATCAAGCTCGGCAAGGTCAAGCGCTTCATCGAAAAGGAAGGCAATTACGAAATCGGCCTCAAGCAGGCGCTGCTGACCACTCTCGAAGGCATCGACCAGTGGGCCATGCAGTGCGACCTCGTGCAGTATGACACCCCCCGCAACTTCCTCGGTCTGATCGACTACTCCATTCTGGAAGAAGTCGATCCGGATTCCGTCACTCTCATTCACTAG
- a CDS encoding M20 family metallopeptidase: MERIEKYLLDNESGMFDLLERLVRINSHTANKAGVDRVADAVQAELEGMGLLVRRIENDEVGDYLVAETPERANGGGAMLCGHMDTVFPPEMGFDCFVRENGLIKGPGVYDMKSGIVCGIYALKALDAAGLLKGRSVAFVLNSDEETGSIRSRHTIIEEAEKSDFCFVMEGAELNGEVVTGRKGRTTFSLEVQGRPCHAGACPLPKSSAVMELAHRILELEALNDPDAGTSLNVGVIEGGVGVNTVPAQARAMVEFRFVEERLGEELWAKVERLAASPVTPGVTGRVERLAGRPSMQTSQAIMDLYAVVQETADRLGLSVDNVFRGGGSDANFVSRTGIPVLDGLGPAGDHCHTPDEYMVESSMVERTLLTAVALHRAFERFGG; encoded by the coding sequence ATGGAACGGATTGAAAAGTACCTTTTGGATAATGAATCCGGAATGTTCGACCTGCTTGAAAGGCTGGTGCGCATCAACAGCCACACAGCGAACAAGGCGGGAGTGGATCGTGTTGCCGACGCGGTGCAGGCCGAATTGGAGGGGATGGGACTGCTGGTCAGGCGCATTGAAAACGACGAGGTCGGCGATTATCTGGTTGCCGAGACCCCGGAGCGCGCCAATGGCGGCGGAGCCATGCTGTGCGGGCACATGGACACCGTGTTCCCTCCGGAAATGGGCTTTGACTGTTTCGTGCGCGAGAACGGCCTGATCAAGGGGCCGGGCGTGTATGACATGAAGAGCGGCATCGTGTGCGGAATATATGCGCTCAAGGCACTGGATGCGGCTGGATTGCTCAAGGGGCGGTCCGTGGCATTCGTGCTGAATTCCGATGAAGAGACCGGGTCCATCCGGTCGCGGCATACCATTATCGAGGAAGCGGAAAAGAGTGATTTCTGTTTTGTCATGGAAGGCGCGGAGCTGAATGGCGAAGTGGTGACCGGTCGCAAGGGGCGGACCACGTTTTCCCTCGAGGTGCAGGGAAGGCCGTGCCATGCCGGAGCCTGCCCCCTGCCCAAATCCAGTGCGGTCATGGAGCTGGCGCATCGGATTCTGGAGCTTGAAGCCCTGAACGATCCCGATGCCGGAACTTCCCTGAATGTCGGCGTGATCGAAGGTGGAGTGGGCGTGAACACGGTTCCGGCTCAGGCTCGGGCCATGGTGGAATTCCGGTTTGTCGAGGAACGGCTCGGCGAGGAGCTGTGGGCAAAGGTGGAACGCCTTGCCGCGTCTCCGGTCACGCCGGGAGTGACCGGCCGCGTGGAACGGCTTGCCGGACGACCGTCCATGCAGACCAGTCAGGCGATCATGGATTTGTATGCCGTGGTCCAGGAAACCGCCGACAGGCTCGGCCTGTCAGTGGACAACGTGTTTCGCGGGGGCGGATCGGATGCGAATTTCGTGAGCCGGACCGGAATCCCTGTGCTGGATGGTCTCGGCCCTGCCGGGGATCATTGTCATACCCCGGACGAATACATGGTGGAATCGTCCATGGTGGAGCGGACATTGCTGACCGCCGTGGCCCTGCACAGGGCTTTCGAGCGGTTTGGCGGTTAG
- a CDS encoding response regulator, with protein sequence MQQTILIAEDHPLIRDGLKALIADRAEWRVVGESADGLEAIQLLHKYEPDLLMVDLSMPKANGIRVIEEARRYSPETRILVLSAHAEEEFIFAALMAGANGYVIKDSENNELVRAIESVLGGNAYLSPSVATEVINGYVRSSSAPAEGSMSTLTPREKEVLQLIVEDRGSNQEIAEHLFISVKTAEKHKTNILRKLNAKNSAELVRRFKSMDVL encoded by the coding sequence ATGCAACAAACGATACTGATAGCTGAGGATCATCCGTTGATCCGGGACGGCCTGAAGGCGCTCATTGCCGACAGGGCCGAATGGCGTGTGGTTGGGGAGTCTGCCGACGGGCTTGAAGCGATTCAGCTCCTGCACAAATACGAGCCCGATCTGCTCATGGTGGATCTTTCCATGCCCAAGGCAAACGGCATCCGCGTCATCGAGGAAGCCCGACGGTATTCGCCGGAAACCAGAATACTGGTTCTGTCCGCGCATGCCGAGGAGGAATTCATCTTCGCGGCGCTCATGGCCGGGGCAAACGGATACGTGATCAAGGACTCGGAGAACAATGAGCTGGTCCGGGCCATTGAAAGCGTGCTGGGCGGAAACGCCTATCTGAGTCCGTCCGTGGCCACCGAGGTCATCAACGGATACGTGCGGTCAAGCTCCGCACCTGCGGAGGGCTCCATGAGCACGCTGACTCCGCGGGAAAAGGAAGTGCTTCAGCTTATCGTGGAGGACAGGGGCAGCAATCAGGAGATTGCCGAGCATCTGTTCATCAGCGTGAAGACTGCGGAAAAGCACAAGACCAACATTCTGCGCAAGCTCAATGCCAAGAACAGCGCGGAACTTGTCCGGCGATTCAAGTCGATGGACGTGCTGTAA
- a CDS encoding bifunctional folylpolyglutamate synthase/dihydrofolate synthase, whose protein sequence is MNTFNTYSDLTRHMERLGLFHMNLTLDRMARFHREHGRFSMPIVHVVGTNGKGSTSRFFEAIARAHGLRTGLFNSPHFVSPRERVRVNGRMLDREEWVELANAVMDTPGGSDLTYFEFQTCLAMLAFERHDVDVAVMEAGLGGRFDATNVFAPGLTLFAPVGMDHEKILGPTLEDIARDKSGALHAQSRAVTGPQDSAVMRVYRERADSLGIVLDSAESLAEVPPQSALGLRGSHQRENARLALAGWREFVRMAGRESRSEAEAEGLRRAFVPGRMQFIDFGGRTLILDGAHNAHALTAIKRALDAEGLVPDALVFACLADKDFDPMLPLLQSLTPGPVLVPGLDNERAGDARALAERIGPKAVPVSDIAAALGSIGPELKTVLVCGSLYLLAEFYTLHPEFLTPQP, encoded by the coding sequence GTGAACACATTCAATACCTATTCCGACCTGACTCGCCACATGGAGCGGCTCGGGTTGTTTCATATGAATCTGACCCTTGACCGCATGGCGCGTTTTCATCGCGAACACGGCAGGTTTTCCATGCCGATCGTGCATGTGGTCGGGACCAATGGCAAGGGGTCCACTTCCCGGTTTTTCGAAGCCATTGCCCGGGCGCACGGCCTGCGCACCGGCCTGTTCAACTCTCCGCATTTCGTGTCGCCCCGGGAGCGCGTTCGCGTGAACGGTCGCATGCTGGACCGCGAGGAGTGGGTCGAACTGGCCAATGCGGTCATGGACACGCCCGGGGGCTCGGACCTGACGTATTTCGAATTCCAGACCTGTCTGGCCATGCTGGCCTTTGAACGGCACGATGTGGACGTGGCCGTGATGGAGGCCGGGCTTGGCGGACGGTTCGACGCGACCAACGTGTTTGCGCCCGGATTGACCCTGTTTGCGCCCGTGGGCATGGACCACGAGAAGATACTCGGACCGACGCTGGAAGACATTGCCCGGGACAAGTCCGGGGCCTTGCACGCGCAGAGCAGGGCTGTGACCGGACCGCAGGATTCGGCAGTGATGCGTGTGTATCGGGAACGCGCCGACTCGCTGGGCATTGTTCTGGATTCCGCGGAATCCCTTGCCGAGGTCCCGCCGCAGTCCGCGCTTGGTCTGCGCGGTTCGCATCAGCGGGAAAACGCACGGCTTGCTCTTGCCGGATGGCGCGAATTCGTGCGCATGGCCGGGCGGGAGTCCCGGTCTGAAGCCGAGGCCGAGGGATTGCGCCGGGCGTTCGTTCCCGGTCGGATGCAGTTCATCGACTTTGGTGGCCGTACTCTGATTCTGGACGGCGCGCACAATGCCCATGCGCTGACTGCCATCAAGCGGGCACTGGATGCGGAGGGGCTGGTGCCGGATGCATTGGTATTCGCCTGTCTGGCGGACAAGGATTTCGATCCCATGCTGCCGCTGCTGCAATCCCTGACCCCGGGGCCGGTGCTCGTGCCCGGTCTGGACAATGAACGGGCCGGGGATGCCCGGGCTCTGGCAGAGCGCATCGGGCCGAAGGCCGTGCCCGTGTCCGACATTGCTGCAGCTTTGGGAAGCATTGGGCCGGAACTGAAAACGGTGCTTGTCTGCGGGTCCTTGTATTTGCTGGCCGAGTTTTATACACTTCATCCGGAGTTTTTGACACCGCAACCGTAG
- a CDS encoding ABC transporter substrate-binding protein, producing the protein MRNKLLAAITLLALLLVGTSTVWASTLTLGLKGEPTSLDPHFHNVSANNMQALYVFDKLIRQDNRQKLEPGLAESWTPVSDTVWEFKLRKGVTFHDGSPFTAKDVKFTLERIPQVPNSPSSFTGFVTAIKEIEIVDDHTIRFHTENPAPLLPRNLAAFPIVSKKNAEGRKTEDFNSGVACIGTGPYKLVKWDRGDKITYARNDNYWGDKSPWETIIIKPITNDGTRVAALMAGDVDLINFVPPADVKHLSKEENLHLSKSPSTRLIYLHLDSDRDDTPTVMGNNGEKIRNPLKDSRVRKAISKAINRQAIAARIMDGLAVPASQMVPDGYEGTSTNLKPEPYDPKGAKALLAEAGYPEGFRITLHGPNDRYVNDADIAQAVAQMLTKIGIKTEVNTMPKSVYFGKASALEFSLMLVGWATDTGEQSNCLASLLHTYDKEKGFGASNRGRYSNPVLDQKLEEALVTVDPDKHNQLIIEATEIGINDTGIVPIHYQVNVWGMKKGLEYNGRTDGYTLSREISIAQ; encoded by the coding sequence ATGCGGAACAAGTTACTGGCTGCCATCACTCTGCTGGCCTTGCTGCTGGTGGGCACCTCCACGGTCTGGGCCTCGACCCTGACTCTGGGACTCAAAGGAGAGCCCACATCCCTCGATCCCCATTTTCACAATGTTTCTGCAAACAACATGCAGGCCTTGTATGTTTTCGACAAGCTCATCCGGCAGGACAACCGGCAGAAGCTCGAACCCGGGCTGGCCGAATCCTGGACCCCGGTCAGCGACACTGTCTGGGAATTCAAGCTCCGCAAGGGCGTGACCTTCCATGACGGCTCGCCGTTCACCGCCAAGGACGTGAAATTCACCTTGGAGCGCATTCCTCAGGTGCCCAACAGCCCGTCCTCCTTCACCGGATTCGTGACTGCCATCAAGGAAATCGAAATCGTGGATGACCACACCATCCGCTTTCACACCGAAAATCCGGCCCCGCTGCTGCCTCGCAATCTGGCCGCCTTCCCCATCGTTTCCAAGAAAAACGCCGAAGGCAGGAAAACTGAGGATTTCAACTCGGGCGTGGCCTGCATCGGCACCGGCCCCTACAAGCTGGTCAAATGGGATCGCGGCGACAAGATCACCTATGCGCGCAACGACAACTACTGGGGCGACAAGTCTCCCTGGGAAACCATCATCATCAAGCCCATTACCAATGACGGCACCCGCGTGGCCGCGCTCATGGCCGGCGACGTGGACCTGATCAACTTCGTGCCCCCGGCGGACGTGAAGCACCTGAGCAAGGAAGAGAATCTGCACCTGTCCAAGTCTCCGTCCACCCGCCTGATCTATCTGCACCTCGACTCGGACCGCGACGACACGCCCACGGTGATGGGCAACAACGGCGAGAAGATCAGGAACCCTCTCAAGGATTCCCGCGTGCGCAAGGCCATTTCCAAGGCCATCAACCGTCAGGCCATTGCGGCCCGCATCATGGATGGTCTGGCCGTTCCCGCCAGCCAGATGGTGCCGGACGGCTACGAGGGCACCAGCACCAACCTGAAGCCCGAACCCTATGACCCCAAGGGCGCCAAGGCCCTGCTGGCCGAAGCCGGATATCCCGAAGGTTTCCGCATCACCCTGCACGGTCCCAACGACCGCTACGTGAATGACGCGGACATCGCTCAGGCCGTTGCCCAGATGCTGACCAAGATCGGCATCAAGACCGAGGTGAACACCATGCCCAAGTCCGTGTACTTCGGCAAAGCCTCGGCTCTGGAATTCAGCCTGATGCTCGTGGGCTGGGCCACGGACACCGGTGAACAGTCCAACTGTCTCGCCTCCCTGCTCCACACCTATGACAAGGAAAAGGGCTTCGGCGCTTCCAACCGCGGCCGCTACTCCAACCCGGTGCTGGATCAGAAGCTGGAAGAGGCTCTGGTCACGGTCGATCCGGACAAGCACAATCAGCTGATCATCGAAGCCACGGAAATCGGCATCAATGATACCGGCATCGTGCCCATCCACTATCAGGTCAATGTCTGGGGCATGAAAAAGGGTCTGGAATACAATGGCCGCACCGACGGCTACACCCTGTCCCGCGAAATCAGCATCGCTCAATAA
- the selA gene encoding L-seryl-tRNA(Sec) selenium transferase: MSSLYKHIPSVNDALDALTRDSYFSELPRPLLKGLVNEFLDVCREEIRAGLIAEPDALALEALLPRMSAHVRAKSRPHFRRVLNATGVVVHTNMGRSLLADSAIRAVAEACGHYSNCEFDLSTGERGSRYSHVEELLCRITGAEAALVVNNNAAAVFIMLETLARGREVIVSRGQLVEIGGSFRIPDVMTKSGAILREVGATNRTHVYDYEGAINEETAALMRVHTSNFRVVGFTREVSLPEMRALGDRYGLPVIEDLGSGTLYSLENAGLHGEPTVQQVVEQGADVVSFSGDKVLGGPQAGIIVGRREYIERIKRNPINRAMRIDKMTLAALEATLRLYLDMDLARERIPTLRMITMSEAALKSRARRLADTLRKVLGDRVAVALKRGFSRVGGGAFPEYDLPGTLVSVTTEEISIPELRQRLLDTDPPLVARIEDDAFLLDPRTLDSREFGMVAAALRQALDMQ, translated from the coding sequence ATGAGCAGTTTGTACAAGCACATTCCTTCCGTGAACGACGCCTTGGACGCGTTGACGCGGGACTCGTATTTCTCGGAGTTGCCCCGTCCCCTGCTCAAGGGGCTGGTCAATGAATTCCTCGACGTGTGCCGAGAGGAAATCCGGGCAGGACTGATTGCGGAGCCGGACGCATTGGCTCTGGAGGCGCTTCTGCCGCGCATGTCCGCGCATGTCCGCGCCAAGTCCCGTCCGCATTTCCGGCGCGTGCTGAACGCCACGGGCGTGGTGGTGCACACCAATATGGGCCGATCCCTGCTCGCGGATTCCGCGATCCGGGCGGTTGCCGAGGCGTGCGGCCACTATTCCAACTGCGAATTCGACCTTTCCACGGGCGAACGGGGCAGCCGTTACAGCCATGTGGAGGAGCTGCTGTGCCGCATAACCGGGGCCGAGGCCGCGCTTGTGGTCAACAACAACGCGGCCGCCGTGTTCATCATGCTGGAAACCCTTGCCCGGGGCAGGGAAGTGATCGTTTCCCGGGGGCAGCTCGTGGAGATCGGCGGTTCGTTCCGCATTCCGGACGTGATGACCAAGTCCGGGGCCATCCTGCGCGAAGTCGGGGCCACGAACCGGACCCATGTTTACGACTATGAAGGGGCCATCAATGAGGAAACTGCCGCGCTCATGCGCGTGCACACCTCGAATTTCCGCGTGGTGGGCTTTACCCGCGAGGTGAGCCTGCCCGAGATGCGCGCCCTTGGGGACAGGTACGGCCTGCCCGTGATCGAGGACCTGGGCAGCGGTACCCTGTATTCGCTGGAAAATGCCGGGTTGCACGGCGAGCCCACGGTGCAGCAGGTCGTGGAACAGGGCGCGGACGTGGTGTCCTTTTCCGGGGACAAGGTGCTGGGCGGCCCGCAGGCCGGCATCATCGTGGGACGGCGCGAATACATCGAGCGCATCAAGCGCAATCCGATCAACCGCGCCATGCGCATCGACAAGATGACATTGGCCGCGCTGGAAGCGACCCTGCGCCTGTATCTGGACATGGACCTTGCCCGCGAGCGCATTCCCACCCTGCGCATGATCACCATGTCCGAGGCCGCGCTCAAGAGCCGGGCTCGGCGGCTGGCCGACACCCTGCGCAAGGTGCTGGGCGATCGCGTGGCCGTGGCCCTGAAGCGCGGTTTTTCGCGCGTGGGCGGCGGTGCGTTTCCGGAATATGATCTGCCCGGCACGCTGGTCAGCGTGACGACCGAAGAAATTTCCATTCCCGAACTCAGGCAGCGGCTTCTGGACACGGACCCGCCTCTGGTGGCGCGCATCGAGGACGATGCCTTTCTGCTGGATCCGCGCACGCTTGATTCCCGGGAATTCGGAATGGTCGCCGCAGCCTTGCGGCAGGCCCTTGATATGCAATAA
- a CDS encoding VOC family protein, with product MEQRISVITLGVRNLARSKAFYDALGWRMDSSREEEGAIIAYNLHASTLCLYSWDGLAEDAQVDSSGSGFRGVTLAYNVSTREEVDQVLAEAEQVGGSIVKPAQDTFWGGYSGYFADPDGMLWEVAWNPFSPLGPNHEFQW from the coding sequence ATGGAACAGCGTATCAGCGTGATTACCCTTGGAGTCAGGAATTTGGCCCGGAGCAAGGCGTTTTACGATGCTCTGGGCTGGCGCATGGATTCTTCCAGGGAGGAAGAGGGCGCGATCATTGCCTATAACCTGCATGCTTCGACCCTGTGTCTGTATTCCTGGGACGGGCTGGCCGAGGATGCTCAGGTCGATTCCTCGGGGAGTGGATTTCGGGGCGTGACTCTTGCCTACAATGTTTCCACCCGGGAAGAGGTGGATCAGGTGCTGGCCGAGGCCGAACAGGTGGGCGGTTCCATTGTCAAGCCAGCGCAGGACACGTTCTGGGGCGGATACTCCGGGTATTTCGCGGACCCGGACGGCATGCTCTGGGAAGTGGCGTGGAATCCGTTTTCCCCGCTCGGTCCGAATCACGAATTTCAATGGTAA
- a CDS encoding ATP-binding protein: MRIRTKLLFLLAFTILFFAIGTTCLYLTEKQIAASLTHSRNATAILKEVTALHVLGVEFTPDNVERVAYQWVKKRECLEALIRSYKERQNTPLLARLERELDRADSAFMKLKKITQQNESNPNKYKTTRQYMLSHLTVLLDFMSTQANMAARDGFQKAYATQQVRNWVLAGIVTCAIVFMALWALALWKSLMRPLGELSQAIDSAASGNLSARVGQLGKGNEIVDVSQAFNAMTRRLEKITVSRQRFLEATDNERGRIGRELHDGIGQALTAGRVLLGNEVTQLEKRGCRTDGIQKVRELLGRSLEDLRRTIHNLRPAVLDELGLKSALQWLCRTTEEVHSVKVLYDMSIPEDTVPPMLRSNLYRIIQEALNNSVRHGKPSRIDIQIGMIDNELDLMIEDDGMGFDADTVSRYGNGLSSIRERAAAFGGEAIIESAPGRGVCITVTVPLCLVAPPSDED, translated from the coding sequence ATGCGCATACGAACCAAACTTCTCTTTCTGCTGGCGTTCACCATTCTCTTCTTCGCCATAGGCACCACCTGCCTGTATCTGACGGAAAAGCAGATCGCCGCTTCGCTGACCCACAGCCGCAACGCCACGGCCATTCTCAAGGAAGTGACGGCCCTGCACGTTCTGGGCGTGGAGTTCACCCCGGACAATGTCGAAAGAGTGGCCTACCAATGGGTCAAGAAACGGGAATGTTTGGAAGCTCTGATACGCAGCTACAAGGAACGACAGAATACACCGCTTCTTGCGCGGCTGGAGCGGGAGCTTGATCGGGCGGACAGCGCCTTCATGAAGCTCAAGAAGATCACGCAGCAAAACGAATCGAATCCGAACAAGTACAAGACGACCCGCCAGTACATGCTGTCGCACCTCACGGTTCTTCTGGACTTCATGTCCACGCAGGCGAACATGGCGGCCCGGGACGGCTTCCAGAAGGCCTACGCAACCCAGCAGGTACGCAACTGGGTGCTGGCAGGCATCGTGACATGCGCCATCGTCTTCATGGCGCTTTGGGCTCTTGCCCTGTGGAAAAGTCTGATGCGCCCTCTGGGCGAGCTTTCGCAGGCCATTGATTCGGCAGCCAGCGGCAACCTGTCCGCACGTGTCGGCCAGTTGGGCAAGGGCAACGAAATCGTCGATGTTTCCCAGGCCTTCAACGCCATGACGCGTCGGCTGGAAAAGATCACGGTTTCGCGCCAGCGGTTTCTGGAGGCCACGGACAACGAACGCGGACGCATAGGTCGCGAACTGCATGACGGCATTGGCCAGGCCCTCACTGCCGGGCGTGTGCTGCTCGGCAACGAGGTCACCCAATTGGAAAAACGGGGATGCAGGACAGACGGCATCCAGAAGGTGCGGGAGCTTCTCGGTCGATCACTGGAAGACCTGCGCCGGACCATCCACAACCTGCGGCCCGCCGTGCTCGACGAACTCGGTCTGAAATCCGCGCTGCAATGGCTCTGCCGAACCACGGAGGAAGTCCATTCCGTCAAGGTGCTCTACGACATGAGCATCCCCGAGGACACCGTTCCCCCGATGCTGCGCAGCAATCTGTACCGCATCATTCAGGAAGCGCTGAACAACTCTGTCCGCCACGGCAAGCCTTCGCGCATCGACATTCAGATCGGCATGATCGACAACGAGCTGGATTTGATGATCGAGGACGACGGCATGGGATTCGATGCCGACACCGTTTCCCGATACGGCAACGGCCTGTCCAGCATCCGCGAACGAGCCGCGGCCTTTGGCGGAGAAGCCATCATCGAATCGGCACCGGGCAGAGGGGTATGCATCACGGTGACGGTTCCGCTGTGCCTTGTCGCGCCGCCGTCAGACGAGGACTGA
- a CDS encoding aminopeptidase: MSKKLELEYEPKNAWKVYSSEKDRKAMHKTAAEYIDFLSSCKTERLVMDYVRKRAEKAGFVDDLRAPACFRFNRNKTCFLARKGKKPLSQGFRLLGAHADCPRLDLKQRPLYEDLDLCLAKTHYYGGIRKHQWLTMPLALHGVVVRTDGTVVNVCIGEDPSDPVLVITDLLPHLAHKDANRKLSEVFEGEKLNLVLGQSPAEEGSEKLEKPVKRRVLEILNKRYGIVEADLLSAELQAVPAGPARFVGLDESLIGGYGHDDRSSVFCALEALMAEPEPEYAQIVLFWDKEEIGSDGATGAKSYFFEYCMEELAEAWEPGARMSAIFTNGSALSADVSAAMDPNFKEVYEPLNAARMGYGPCFNKFTGHRGKVGANDAHPEFIGQLRAVFDKAGVPWHMSELGKVDEGGGGTVAKFLAVYGMDVIDVGLPVLSMHSPFELVATADLYACIQAFRAFLKN, from the coding sequence ATGAGCAAGAAACTGGAACTTGAATATGAGCCGAAAAACGCATGGAAGGTCTATTCCTCGGAAAAGGACCGCAAGGCCATGCACAAGACCGCTGCCGAGTACATCGACTTTCTGTCCTCGTGCAAGACCGAGCGGCTGGTCATGGATTACGTGCGCAAGCGCGCCGAGAAAGCCGGATTCGTGGATGATCTGCGCGCTCCGGCCTGCTTTCGTTTCAATCGGAACAAGACCTGCTTTCTGGCGCGAAAAGGGAAGAAGCCTCTGTCTCAGGGGTTTCGTCTGCTGGGCGCCCATGCCGACTGCCCCCGTCTGGATCTGAAGCAGCGTCCCCTGTACGAGGACCTGGACCTGTGCCTGGCCAAGACCCACTATTATGGCGGCATCCGGAAGCACCAGTGGCTGACCATGCCGCTGGCCCTGCATGGCGTGGTGGTCAGAACCGACGGCACGGTTGTGAACGTGTGCATTGGCGAGGACCCGTCCGACCCGGTGCTGGTCATCACCGACCTGCTGCCGCATCTGGCGCACAAGGATGCGAACCGCAAGCTTTCCGAGGTGTTCGAAGGCGAGAAACTGAATCTGGTTCTGGGACAGTCCCCGGCCGAGGAAGGCTCCGAAAAGCTCGAGAAGCCGGTCAAGCGGCGCGTGCTGGAAATCCTGAACAAGCGGTACGGCATTGTGGAGGCCGATCTGCTCAGCGCGGAATTGCAGGCTGTCCCGGCTGGCCCGGCCCGGTTCGTTGGACTGGACGAGTCCCTGATCGGCGGCTACGGCCATGATGATCGCTCCAGCGTATTCTGCGCCCTTGAGGCCCTGATGGCCGAGCCCGAGCCGGAATATGCCCAGATCGTGCTGTTCTGGGACAAGGAGGAGATTGGTTCGGATGGCGCTACCGGTGCCAAGAGCTATTTCTTCGAATACTGCATGGAGGAGCTGGCCGAGGCGTGGGAGCCGGGCGCACGGATGTCCGCCATCTTTACCAATGGTTCGGCTTTGTCCGCAGACGTTTCCGCAGCCATGGACCCGAACTTCAAGGAAGTGTACGAGCCCCTGAACGCAGCCCGCATGGGCTATGGGCCGTGCTTCAACAAGTTCACGGGCCATCGCGGCAAGGTCGGCGCCAATGACGCGCATCCCGAGTTCATCGGCCAGTTGCGCGCCGTGTTCGACAAGGCCGGAGTTCCGTGGCACATGTCCGAACTGGGCAAGGTGGACGAGGGCGGCGGCGGAACCGTTGCCAAGTTTCTCGCGGTCTACGGCATGGACGTGATCGACGTGGGGCTGCCCGTGCTGTCCATGCACAGTCCGTTCGAACTGGTTGCCACTGCGGACCTGTACGCCTGCATCCAGGCATTCAGGGCCTTCCTGAAAAACTAG